A stretch of Lactuca sativa cultivar Salinas chromosome 6, Lsat_Salinas_v11, whole genome shotgun sequence DNA encodes these proteins:
- the LOC111880922 gene encoding uncharacterized protein LOC111880922 isoform X2, with translation MHQPLLDSGFDQGFTQRMLILTMKKGKRGIEKKPVWQGKRGIEKKPFQLPDFIAATGIEKIRQVAPTTWDWIYAYEHLLGAWNRWLHNAKQFKCWHNYKK, from the exons ATGCATCAACCATTGCTTGATTCAG GATTTGATCAGGGATTCACTCAACGGATGCTGATACTTACCATGAAGAAG GGGAAAAGAGGTATTGAGAAAAAACCCGTGTGGCAGGGGAAAAGAGGTATTGAGAAAAAACCCTTTCAACTTCCTGACTTCATTGCAGCCACTGGGATTGAGAAAATTAGACaa GTGGCCCCAACAACATGGGATTGGATATATGCTTATGAACATCTTTTGGGGGCTTGGAATCGGTGGCTTCACAATGCCAAACAATTCAAATG CTGGCACAACTACAAGAAATGA
- the LOC111880922 gene encoding uncharacterized protein LOC111880922 isoform X1, translating to MHQPLLDSGFDQGFTQRMLILTMKKGKRGIEKKPVWQGKRGIEKKPFQLPDFIAATGIEKIRQQVAPTTWDWIYAYEHLLGAWNRWLHNAKQFKCWHNYKK from the exons ATGCATCAACCATTGCTTGATTCAG GATTTGATCAGGGATTCACTCAACGGATGCTGATACTTACCATGAAGAAG GGGAAAAGAGGTATTGAGAAAAAACCCGTGTGGCAGGGGAAAAGAGGTATTGAGAAAAAACCCTTTCAACTTCCTGACTTCATTGCAGCCACTGGGATTGAGAAAATTAGACaa CAGGTGGCCCCAACAACATGGGATTGGATATATGCTTATGAACATCTTTTGGGGGCTTGGAATCGGTGGCTTCACAATGCCAAACAATTCAAATG CTGGCACAACTACAAGAAATGA
- the LOC111880929 gene encoding L10-interacting MYB domain-containing protein-like produces the protein MPPSLFFFHRYFSSITAASHIDISTTSRHLSCRTQNRQTENMMLVWNESEDKTFLDACIHELTTNDREGSRLKASLWKTIREKFINEHGKEVDQKQMRNHFDYYKSKYVACVKLKNKTGNIYDPIKNKFNLTDEQWKEEEKLNKFVLSLKSKPLLFPDLCTQLFEGSTSTGFQSWGPSSTLPHPVEEFSAHDFDDDVLMETSTQHVGVSEESSVCSKNKEVGGNKRVGGKKEMQWH, from the exons ATGCCTCCCTCTTTATTCTTCTTCCATCGCTATTTCTCTTCAATCACAGCCGCATCCCACATCGACATCTCCACAACGAGCCGTCATCTCTCTTGTCGGACACAAAATCGTCAAACAG aaaatat gaTGTTGGTTTGGAACGAGAGTGAGGACAAAACGTTTCTTGATGCATGTATCCATGAACTAACCACTAATGATCGTGAGGGTTCTAGGCTTAAGGCGAGTTTATGGAAGACAATACGTGAAAAATTCATAAATGAACACGGTAaagaggttgatcagaagcaaatgAGAAACCACTTTGACTACTACAAATCAAAATATGTTGCTTGTGTGAAACTGAAAAACAAAACTGGCAATATATATGAtcctataaaaaataaatttaatctgACCGATGAACAATGGAAGGAAGAGGAGAAG TTGAACAAGTTCGTGTTGTCATTGAAAAGTAAACCCTTACTATTCCCTGATCTTTGCACCCAACTATTTGAAGGCTCAACCTCAACCGGCTTTCAAAGTTGGGGGCCATCTTCTACACTCCCTCATCCCGTAGAAGAGTTTAGTGCCCatgattttgatgatgatgtTCTAATGGAGACCTCAACACAACACGTAGGTGTAAGTGAAGAATCTTCTGTGTGTTCAAAAAATAAGGAAGTTGGTGGAAACAAAAGAGTTGGTGGAAAAAAAGAGATGCAATGGCATTAG